Proteins encoded together in one Phycisphaerae bacterium window:
- a CDS encoding N-acetyl sugar amidotransferase, producing the protein MRYCKKCAMPDTRPGSIFDKEGVCRACRNYENRKTINWDERK; encoded by the coding sequence ATGCGTTATTGCAAAAAATGTGCGATGCCTGATACGAGGCCCGGTTCTATTTTTGATAAAGAAGGTGTTTGTCGGGCGTGTCGTAACTATGAAAATCGCAAAACCATTAACTGGGATGAGAGGAAGA